From the Primulina tabacum isolate GXHZ01 chromosome 3, ASM2559414v2, whole genome shotgun sequence genome, one window contains:
- the LOC142541159 gene encoding eukaryotic translation initiation factor 2 subunit beta-like isoform X1, whose translation MDDEENQNQMKDEIKDDLQIAPFDPTKKKKKKKTVIQDPVEEESVDTLAEKTESLSVSDGLETSFAGLKKKKKKPVHTDLDDEPENIGDELDDLETIGEDEEGQGIILQSYPWEGSDRDYEYEELLGRVFNILRENNPELAGDRRRTVMRPPQVLREGTKKTVFVNFMDLCKTMHRQPEHVMTFLLAEMGTSGSLDGQQRLVVKGRFAPKNFEGILRRYINEYVICNGCKSPDTILSKENRLFFLRCEKCGSGRSVAPIKAGFVARVGRRKAGTG comes from the exons ATGGATGATGAAGAAAATCAGAACCAAATGAAAGACGAGATCAAGGATGAT TTGCAGATTGCTCCTTTTGATCCcacaaaaaagaagaaaaagaagaagactGTAATTCAAGATCCAGTTGAAGAGGAGTCTGTTGATACTCTGGCTGAGAAAACAGAGAGCTTGTCTG TTTCTGATGGTCTTGAAACTTCATTTGCTGGtctgaaaaagaagaagaaaaaaccA GTGCATACTGATCTGGATGATGAACCAGAGAATATTGGGGATGAATTGGATG atttAGAAACAATTGGAGAGGATGAGGAAGGGCAAGGAATTATTCTGCAAAGTTACCCCTGGGAAGGAAGTGATCgtgattatgaatatgaagaG CTTCTTGGGCGAGTTTTTAACATCCTCCGAGAAAATAATCCTGAACTTGCTGGTGATAGGCGAAGGACTGTCATGAGGCCTCCTCAAGTTCTCCGCGAAGGAACAAAGAAAACCGTTTTTGTCAATTTCATGGATCTCTGCAAAAC GATGCATAGACAGCCGGAGCATGTGATGACTTTCTTGCTGGCTGAAATGGGAACAAGTGGGTCACTGGATGGGCAACAAAGATTGGTGGTCAAGGGGAGGTTTGCACCTAAGAATTTTGAGGGAATCCTCAGGCGTTATATCA ATGAATATGTCATATGCAATGGCTGCAAGAGTCCAGATACCATCCTTTCAAAGGAGAACCGTCTCTTCTTTCTCAGATGTGAAAAG TGTGGTTCGGGGAGGTCGGTTGCCCCAATCAAAGCTGGTTTTGTTGCTCGTGTTGGTCGTCGGAAAGCTGGAACAGGATGA
- the LOC142541159 gene encoding eukaryotic translation initiation factor 2 subunit beta-like isoform X2: MDDEENQNQMKDEIKDDIAPFDPTKKKKKKKTVIQDPVEEESVDTLAEKTESLSVSDGLETSFAGLKKKKKKPVHTDLDDEPENIGDELDDLETIGEDEEGQGIILQSYPWEGSDRDYEYEELLGRVFNILRENNPELAGDRRRTVMRPPQVLREGTKKTVFVNFMDLCKTMHRQPEHVMTFLLAEMGTSGSLDGQQRLVVKGRFAPKNFEGILRRYINEYVICNGCKSPDTILSKENRLFFLRCEKCGSGRSVAPIKAGFVARVGRRKAGTG; the protein is encoded by the exons ATGGATGATGAAGAAAATCAGAACCAAATGAAAGACGAGATCAAGGATGAT ATTGCTCCTTTTGATCCcacaaaaaagaagaaaaagaagaagactGTAATTCAAGATCCAGTTGAAGAGGAGTCTGTTGATACTCTGGCTGAGAAAACAGAGAGCTTGTCTG TTTCTGATGGTCTTGAAACTTCATTTGCTGGtctgaaaaagaagaagaaaaaaccA GTGCATACTGATCTGGATGATGAACCAGAGAATATTGGGGATGAATTGGATG atttAGAAACAATTGGAGAGGATGAGGAAGGGCAAGGAATTATTCTGCAAAGTTACCCCTGGGAAGGAAGTGATCgtgattatgaatatgaagaG CTTCTTGGGCGAGTTTTTAACATCCTCCGAGAAAATAATCCTGAACTTGCTGGTGATAGGCGAAGGACTGTCATGAGGCCTCCTCAAGTTCTCCGCGAAGGAACAAAGAAAACCGTTTTTGTCAATTTCATGGATCTCTGCAAAAC GATGCATAGACAGCCGGAGCATGTGATGACTTTCTTGCTGGCTGAAATGGGAACAAGTGGGTCACTGGATGGGCAACAAAGATTGGTGGTCAAGGGGAGGTTTGCACCTAAGAATTTTGAGGGAATCCTCAGGCGTTATATCA ATGAATATGTCATATGCAATGGCTGCAAGAGTCCAGATACCATCCTTTCAAAGGAGAACCGTCTCTTCTTTCTCAGATGTGAAAAG TGTGGTTCGGGGAGGTCGGTTGCCCCAATCAAAGCTGGTTTTGTTGCTCGTGTTGGTCGTCGGAAAGCTGGAACAGGATGA